The Aquisalimonas asiatica nucleotide sequence GTCGTCCACCGCCGGGTTCAGATGCATGGTCGGCAACGGGTGCGGTGTGCGTGCCAGCTGGGTGTCCGCCTGCTCCAGGTGGTTCAGGTACAGGTGCGCGTCGCCGAGGGTGTGCACGAACGCCCCCGGGCGCAGGCCCGTGACCTGGGCAATCATCAGGGTCAGCAGCGCGTAGGAGGCGATGTTGAACGGCACGCCCAGGAAGATGTCCGCGCTGCGTTGGTAGAGCTGGCAGGAGAGGCGGCCGTCGGCCACGTAGAACTGGAACAGCGCATGGCACGGCGGCAGGGCCATGTCGTCCACTTCCGCCGGGTTCCAGGCGCTGACCATGAGCCGGCGCGAGTCCGGGTTGCGGCGGATCTGCTCCAGCAGGCGGCCGATCTGGTCAATGCGCTCGCCGTTGGGTGCCGGCCAGGAGCGCCACTGCACGCCGTAGACGGGGCCGAGATCGCCGTTGTCGTCGGCCCACGCGTCCCAGATGCTGACGCCGTGGCGCTTGAGGTAGCCGATGTTGCTGTCGCCGCTGAGAAACCACAGCAGCTCGTGGATCACCGATTTCAGGTGAATCTTCTTGGTGGTCACCAGCGGGAAGCCATCAGTCAGGTCGAAGCGCATCTGGTGGCCGAACACGGACAGGGTGCCCGTGCCGGTGCGGTCCTCCTTGCGGAAGCCGTGGTCGCGCACGTGG carries:
- a CDS encoding thymidylate synthase; this translates as MQQYLDLMRHVRDHGFRKEDRTGTGTLSVFGHQMRFDLTDGFPLVTTKKIHLKSVIHELLWFLSGDSNIGYLKRHGVSIWDAWADDNGDLGPVYGVQWRSWPAPNGERIDQIGRLLEQIRRNPDSRRLMVSAWNPAEVDDMALPPCHALFQFYVADGRLSCQLYQRSADIFLGVPFNIASYALLTLMIAQVTGLRPGAFVHTLGDAHLYLNHLEQADTQLARTPHPLPTMHLNPAVDDLFAFTYDDFRLEGYNPEPHIKAPVAV